In Hermetia illucens chromosome 1, iHerIll2.2.curated.20191125, whole genome shotgun sequence, one genomic interval encodes:
- the LOC119646953 gene encoding uncharacterized protein LOC119646953, giving the protein MEPFKKCCFCCKLETGAYILGAAGLILSLVNIIGGSLILNKIIITDDESPPSTIFHIIYSVVGLICFALLIFGAKRRNSWLMLPYIVYSVVSLATVAVVLFIEEFNGIHETYVKVGLVLVFGVAICLEVYFVLCMISLYLKLRKEKCENENEGFFKL; this is encoded by the exons ATGGAGCCCTTCAAAAAGTGTTGTTTTTGTTGTAAATTAGAAACTGGCGCATATATCTTGGGAGCGGCTGGATTAATTTTGTCCTTGGTCAACATTATCGGGGGTTctttaattttaaacaaaattattaTCACAGACGATGAATCTC CCCCGTCGACGATATTCCACATAATTTACTCCGTTGTTGGTTTGATTTGTTTCGCTCTTTTGATATTTGGGGCGAAAAGACGAAATAGTTGGTTAATGCTCCCATACATCGTTTACTCCGTCGTCTCCCTGGCTACAGTCGCTGTAGTCCTATTCATCGAAGAATTCAATGGCATCCATGAAACTTACGTTAAAGTTGGACTGGTTTTAGTGTTTGGAGTAG ccaTTTGCCTGGAGGTTTATTTTGTTCTTTGCATGATTTCACTGTATTTAAAgctaagaaaagaaaagtgtgAAAATGAAAACGAAGGATTTTTCAAACTGTAG